CCCGCGTCTAGAGAAGGCTCCCCGTGCCCCAGCCCGCACATCCACAAGTGCACTGCGTGAAGGCTTCTAGCAGCCGACAGGAGAGCAGCGAAGAGAGAGAGCCCCAGCGAGGCTGCCCAAGGCGGGTCCTGGGGCACCCAAGTTACCAACTTCGGCGAGGACGCACACGCAGATGACTGCTGTGGCCATCCCTGGGGTCACCCCGCCCCGCGGCCCGGCCAGCCTGCCCCTCTCAGCGCCCACCCTTACCTACCGGAGCCATGCCTCTGCCGCAGAAGGACCGCCTGGCCAGAGGGCGGCGACGCGGACGAAGCAGCAGCTGCAGCGCccacggtggtggtggtggtggtggtggcggctgTGTGGGCCGTGGACGCAGCGGCGGTAGGAGGGCTCCGGGGAGGCGGGCTCTTGTCTCCGCGGCTGGGCTCGGAGGTGGTGTGGCCCGCGGCGCCGGTGGTGCCCACGTGGTTGGCGATAGAGGCGCCAGCTGGGCCGTGGCGCCGCGGGCCGCTGCTCTGAATGTGAGACACGGCCTCCGCGGCCTGCACGTTGGGCGGGGCGAAGCGCGAGAGCACGCGCAGCAGCGCCTGGGCCGTGTGCTCCCGCGTGTCGTCGTCGCCGTAGGCGGACACGCGGCACTCGTACACGCCCTCGTCCTGCGGCCGCACCGCGGAGAGCCGCAGCCGGTGCGAGATGTCGTTGCCCTGGACACGCACGGTCTGCAAGAGGGTGACCTGGGGTAGGAGGCCGGGAGGGGCAAGCCGCCCACGCCTGCCAGCGCCCCCACGCCGCAGCGCCGACCCTTCCCCCACCGAGCTGTGCCCATCGCCGGGACCCAGGTGTCCTTCCGCCCCTGGTCTTCCCCGGGCATGGGGCCCCCAACTCTAGCTGGACCCAGGTGGCCCCGCCCATTGCATTGTGTCCCCGTTCCTCCTCACCTTCACCGAAGGCTCCCCGGGCCTGAATGGACCGCAGGGCTCCACGGCCCGCTGTCAGTCAGGCCCCACTGACATTTCTGCACCCCAGACCCCGGGGGGCCAGCGTGGTGGCCGCAGGAAGTCACCCTGCCCTCGGAGGACGCCCCTAT
The sequence above is drawn from the Desmodus rotundus isolate HL8 chromosome 12, HLdesRot8A.1, whole genome shotgun sequence genome and encodes:
- the VSTM2B gene encoding V-set and transmembrane domain-containing protein 2B isoform X2, which produces MEQWNQLGALGYLPPLLLLFVADATFTEVPKDVTVREGDDIEMPCAFRASGAASYSLEIQWWYLKEPPRELLQDLALSVPGGGSKTVRVQGNDISHRLRLSAVRPQDEGVYECRVSAYGDDDTREHTAQALLRVLSRFAPPNVQAAEAVSHIQSSGPRRHGPAGASIANHVGTTGAAGHTTSEPSRGDKSPPPRSPPTAAASTAHTAATTTTTTTVGAAAAASSASPPSGQAVLLRQRHGSGTGPTYTADPLLSLLLLALHKLLGLLAGH
- the VSTM2B gene encoding V-set and transmembrane domain-containing protein 2B isoform X1, encoding MEQWNQLGALGYLPPLLLLFVADATFTEVPKDVTVREGDDIEMPCAFRASGAASYSLEIQWWYLKEPPRELLQDLALSVPGGGSKVTNKDATKISTVRVQGNDISHRLRLSAVRPQDEGVYECRVSAYGDDDTREHTAQALLRVLSRFAPPNVQAAEAVSHIQSSGPRRHGPAGASIANHVGTTGAAGHTTSEPSRGDKSPPPRSPPTAAASTAHTAATTTTTTTVGAAAAASSASPPSGQAVLLRQRHGSGTGPTYTADPLLSLLLLALHKLLGLLAGH